The following proteins are encoded in a genomic region of Bradyrhizobium sp. SK17:
- a CDS encoding CidA/LrgA family protein: protein MIASLSLILLCQLAGEVAVRALAVPVPGPVVGLVLLLLLLLARDRYPALARGPLGNDGVENASRGMLANLSLLFIPAGVGVVQKLDLLAEHGVAILVILAVSVIVTLLATVATFVAASSLLSREEETPP from the coding sequence ATGATCGCCAGCCTCAGCCTGATCCTGCTCTGCCAACTCGCCGGTGAGGTTGCCGTGCGCGCGCTCGCGGTGCCGGTGCCCGGCCCGGTGGTTGGCCTCGTGTTGTTGCTGTTGCTGCTGCTGGCACGCGACCGATATCCGGCGCTGGCACGCGGGCCGCTCGGCAATGACGGCGTCGAGAACGCGAGCCGCGGCATGCTGGCCAACCTCTCGCTGCTGTTCATTCCGGCCGGCGTCGGTGTGGTGCAGAAGCTCGATCTGCTCGCCGAGCATGGTGTCGCGATCCTGGTGATCCTCGCAGTGTCGGTCATCGTCACGCTGCTGGCGACGGTCGCGACCTTCGTTGCGGCGAGCAGCCTGTTGTCGCGCGAGGAGGAGACGCCGCCGTGA
- a CDS encoding LrgB family protein — protein MSDNPFALWVYLSQSPLLWLTVTLVTYAVTDAVSLRTHRHPLANPVLHSLWIIGLFLLLTNTSYTTYFAGAQFVHFLLGPATVALAVPLYENRRRVAAAVLPMLVALAVGSLTAIVSVVLLAKAFGLPRDIILSLAPKSVTAGVAMGISESLHADPSLTAVSVILTGIMGAIIVTPLMNLTGITDYRGRGFAAGIAAHGIGTARAFQVDEVAGVFAGIAMSLNALVTSLLVPLAVTYLLR, from the coding sequence GTGAGCGACAACCCGTTCGCGCTCTGGGTCTATCTCTCGCAGTCGCCGCTGCTCTGGTTGACGGTGACGCTCGTGACCTATGCAGTAACCGACGCGGTGTCGTTGCGGACCCACCGGCATCCGCTCGCCAATCCGGTGCTGCATTCACTCTGGATCATCGGCCTGTTCCTGCTGCTGACCAACACGTCCTACACCACCTATTTCGCCGGTGCGCAGTTCGTGCATTTCCTGCTCGGTCCGGCGACGGTGGCGCTGGCGGTGCCGCTCTACGAGAACCGCAGGCGGGTCGCGGCCGCGGTGCTGCCGATGCTGGTCGCGCTCGCGGTCGGCTCGCTCACCGCGATCGTCTCGGTGGTGCTGCTGGCGAAGGCCTTCGGCCTGCCACGCGACATCATCCTGTCACTGGCGCCGAAATCGGTCACCGCCGGCGTCGCGATGGGCATCAGCGAATCGCTGCATGCCGATCCCTCGCTGACCGCGGTGTCGGTGATCCTCACCGGCATCATGGGGGCGATCATCGTCACGCCCTTGATGAACCTCACCGGGATCACCGATTATCGCGGCCGCGGCTTTGCCGCCGGGATCGCCGCCCATGGCATTGGCACCGCGCGGGCGTTCCAGGTCGACGAGGTGGCGGGCGTCTTCGCCGGCATCGCGATGAGCCTGAATGCGCTGGTCACCTCGCTGCTGGTGCCGCTGGCCGTGACATATTTGCTGCGCTGA
- a CDS encoding DsbA family protein has translation MNQLTKSPLIDAGASRRGALGLIGAGIALLAAGGVRADDDKVLTEEQVLRDPEIPVIGNPKGDITIVEWFDYNCPYCRKLAPELRQVVQDDGKVRLVLKDWPILGPVSKVAARMALAAKYQDKFEAAHEAMISVNSRITEPRITELLSGAGLDMDRLKKDLDANAKAIDALLSRNNEQALAFGFNGTPSFIVGKYRVPGVLSIDQFEQVIADARKANMGRKTEQN, from the coding sequence ATGAACCAATTGACCAAATCGCCCCTGATCGACGCCGGCGCCAGCCGCCGCGGTGCGCTCGGCCTGATCGGTGCCGGCATCGCGCTGCTGGCCGCGGGCGGCGTGCGCGCTGACGACGACAAGGTCCTGACCGAGGAGCAGGTGCTGCGCGATCCGGAGATTCCCGTGATCGGCAACCCCAAGGGCGACATCACCATCGTCGAATGGTTCGACTACAATTGCCCGTATTGCCGCAAGCTTGCGCCGGAGCTCCGCCAGGTGGTGCAGGACGACGGCAAGGTCCGCCTGGTGCTGAAGGACTGGCCGATCCTCGGGCCGGTGTCCAAGGTCGCGGCGCGGATGGCGCTGGCGGCGAAGTACCAGGACAAGTTCGAAGCCGCGCATGAAGCGATGATCTCGGTCAATTCGCGCATCACCGAGCCGCGCATCACCGAACTGCTCTCGGGCGCCGGTCTCGACATGGACCGGCTGAAGAAGGATCTCGACGCCAACGCCAAGGCGATCGACGCGCTCCTGTCCCGCAACAACGAGCAGGCGCTGGCGTTCGGCTTCAACGGCACGCCGTCATTCATCGTCGGCAAGTATCGCGTGCCCGGCGTGCTTAGCATCGACCAGTTCGAGCAGGTGATCGCGGACGCCCGCAAGGCCAATATGGGCCGCAAGACCGAGCAGAACTAA
- a CDS encoding PaaI family thioesterase has product MSGFEPRNPDYRAVATETFERQRAMRTLGISIARMELGEVDLAMPYAPEFTQQNGFMHAGIITAGLDNACGIAAFTLMPEGSDILTVEFKTNLLAPARGERFLFRGVVVKPGRTLTVCDGRAYAVQDGVETLVATMTGTLMALPRREG; this is encoded by the coding sequence ATGTCCGGCTTCGAACCCAGGAATCCCGACTATCGCGCGGTCGCGACCGAGACGTTCGAGCGCCAGCGCGCGATGCGGACGCTTGGCATTTCGATCGCGCGCATGGAGCTGGGCGAGGTCGATCTCGCGATGCCCTACGCGCCGGAGTTCACCCAGCAGAACGGCTTCATGCATGCCGGAATCATCACCGCGGGTCTCGACAATGCCTGCGGGATTGCCGCCTTCACGCTGATGCCTGAAGGCTCCGACATCCTCACCGTGGAGTTCAAGACCAATCTGCTGGCGCCGGCGCGCGGTGAGCGCTTCCTGTTCCGCGGCGTCGTGGTCAAGCCCGGCCGCACGCTGACCGTCTGCGACGGCCGCGCCTATGCCGTGCAGGACGGCGTCGAAACCCTGGTCGCGACCATGACCGGCACCCTGATGGCGCTGCCGCGGCGGGAGGGGTAG
- a CDS encoding thioesterase family protein yields the protein MEGEATYRGTVYPWHCDHIGHMNVMWYVGKFDEASWNMFARLGLTPSYLRESGRGMAAVQQNISYKRELFAGDLVEVKSRLVEFRDKSIRILHEMRNAETGEIAATCEIAAVHIDRTARQSTPFAPAIRYAAMPHLVPSEPVSA from the coding sequence ATGGAGGGCGAGGCGACCTATCGCGGCACGGTCTATCCCTGGCACTGCGATCATATCGGCCACATGAACGTCATGTGGTATGTCGGCAAGTTCGACGAGGCGAGCTGGAACATGTTCGCGCGGCTCGGCTTGACGCCGAGCTATCTGCGCGAGTCCGGTCGCGGCATGGCCGCCGTGCAGCAGAACATCTCCTACAAGCGCGAGCTGTTCGCCGGCGACCTCGTCGAGGTCAAGAGCCGGCTGGTCGAGTTTCGCGACAAGTCGATCCGCATCCTGCACGAGATGCGCAACGCGGAGACCGGCGAGATCGCCGCGACCTGCGAGATCGCGGCCGTGCACATCGATCGCACCGCGCGCCAGTCGACGCCGTTTGCGCCGGCGATCCGCTATGCGGCGATGCCGCATCTCGTTCCGTCCGAGCCGGTGAGCGCGTGA
- a CDS encoding sulfite exporter TauE/SafE family protein: MLVGFSLGLVGGGGSILAVPLMVYVVGVPQPHVAIGTSAIAVAANAAINLSNHARGGTVIWSCALVFALSGMFGAFGGSILGKMLDGQKLLALFSLVMLVIAGLMLKTRARVGLTDVKISMSNMPAIVGLGLATGTMSGFFGIGGGFLIVPALMLATGMPIMNAVSSSLVAVTAFGMTTALSYAWSGLVSWGLAGLFVAGGIAGGLLGTRSARHLSERRGALNIVFATVIIVVAIYMLLRNINLS, encoded by the coding sequence ATGCTGGTCGGCTTTTCGCTGGGCCTCGTCGGCGGCGGCGGGTCGATCCTGGCCGTGCCGCTGATGGTCTATGTGGTCGGGGTGCCCCAGCCGCATGTCGCGATCGGCACCTCGGCGATCGCTGTCGCCGCCAACGCCGCCATCAACCTGTCCAACCATGCTCGCGGCGGCACCGTGATATGGTCCTGCGCGCTGGTGTTCGCGCTGTCGGGCATGTTCGGCGCTTTCGGCGGCTCGATCCTCGGCAAGATGCTGGACGGGCAGAAGCTGCTGGCGCTGTTCTCGCTGGTGATGCTGGTCATCGCCGGCCTGATGCTGAAGACCCGCGCGCGGGTCGGGCTGACCGACGTCAAGATCTCGATGTCCAACATGCCCGCGATCGTGGGCCTCGGACTGGCCACCGGAACCATGTCCGGCTTCTTTGGCATCGGCGGTGGATTCCTGATCGTGCCCGCGTTGATGCTGGCGACCGGGATGCCGATCATGAACGCGGTCAGTTCCTCGCTGGTGGCCGTGACCGCCTTTGGCATGACCACGGCCCTGAGCTATGCGTGGTCCGGGCTGGTGTCATGGGGCCTGGCGGGGCTATTCGTCGCCGGCGGCATCGCGGGCGGCCTGCTGGGCACCCGCAGCGCCCGGCACCTGTCGGAACGGCGCGGCGCGCTGAATATCGTGTTTGCGACTGTGATTATCGTCGTGGCGATCTATATGCTGCTGCGTAACATCAATCTGTCCTGA